In Candidatus Paceibacterota bacterium, the DNA window CCTCATCGGCGCCGTGTCGTTCGGCTACTTCGTCGCCGTCAAGAGCCTCTCGAGCGTTTATTACCAGAAGGGGGTCGTCGCCCTTAACGCCTCGGGCGACCTCGACAAAGGCGAGGCTGATATATTGAACGCGATCTCGCTCTCTCCGGCGCCTCTTTATTACCAGTCCGTCTCCGAGATCTATCTTGCCCGGCTCAACAACCTCTTCAACGATACCAAGATAAGCCAGACCGAAGCGCAGTCGAAATTCCAGAGCCTCCTCGGCACCGCTATCCAGGCGGCGCAGGCGGCGGTCGCGGCTGATCCTACGGATTATAGGAATTATATGACGCTCGGCCGCGTATTCGAGGCGGTCGTACCGCTCAACATCGAAGGCGCGTACGACAATGCTAAAAAGGCATATGAGCAGGCGCTCGCTCTCAATCCGCAGAGTCCCGAGGTGTATCTCGTTATGGCCCGCCTCGAAGTCGCTAAGAAAGACAACGACGCTGCAAAAGCGGATATCGACGAGGCGCTGAAGCTCAAGAACGACTACGCCGACGCGATATACCTCCTCTCGCAGATCCAGATCTCGGAGAACGACGTGGACGAAGCGATCAAGTCCGTTTCAGCGGTCGCCACGCTCTCGCCGTCGGATCCGGGCATATTCTTCCAGCTCGGCCTTCTCTACTACAGCAAGAGGGATTATCAGAACTCGACCCTCGCGCTCGAGCGCGCGGTGGCCTTGAATCCGCAGTACGCGAATGCGAAGTACTTCCTCGGTCTCTCTTACTATCTGACCGGCGCCAAAGACAAGTCGCTCCAAGAGTTCCAGGACCTCGCCGCATCGAATCCTGACAGCCAGGAAGTGAAGAGCGCGATCGCCGCCCTTGAAGCGGGCAAGTCGCCGGTTCCTGCGTCGAACGCGGTCAATCAGCCGAATCTGCCGGTTAAGCAGTAGGGAATAATAGGCCGGTATGGTCAAAAGGATACTTTCATTCGTCGGTCGCGAGATAAGCGGTCTCCATGAGGCCGCTTATCTGCTTGCCATATCGTCTGCCGCGTCCCTGGTATTCGCGCTCGTCCGCGACAGGCTCCTGGCACATATACTCGGCGCTTCGCCCGCGCTTGATGTGTACTATGCGGCGTTCCGCGTGCCGGATTTCATCTTCGTCGCCGTCGCCTCGCTCGTCTCGACGTCCATATTGGTGCCGTTCCTGATCGAAAGCAGGGAAAAGGAAGCGGGAGGCGCGGCAGGGGAATTGAAGACATCTATCCAGAGCCTTTTCTCGGCGTTCTTCGTCCTGATCTTTGCGGTATGTGCCGCGGCGTTCTTCCTGATGCCGTGGCTCGATCGGATGCTTTTCCCGAAGCTCTTCGGCGAAGGGCTGGGGGATACGCTCGTGACGACGTCGAGGCTCTTGCTCCTCTCGCCCGTGCTCCTGGGCTTCTCCTCGTTCTTCGCGTCGATCACCCAGATGCAGAACAGGTTCATGGTCTATGCGGTCTCGTATCCGCTCTATAACATAGGCATCATCGCCGGCATCGTATTCTTTTTACCGCATATGGGCGTCGCGGGGCTCGCATTGGGCGTCATCCTGGGCGCATTGTTCCTGTCTTTGACACAGATACCGCTTGTCATCAAAGACGGGCTTTTCCCGCGATTGTCGGTGCGATTCGACTGGTCCAAAGTCCGCCGCGTGGCCGCACTGTCCGTGCCGAGAACGATAACGCTCTCGTCCCAGCAGCTTACGAACCTCGGTTTAGTCTCGCTCGCGTCGTTTCTGGGAGCCGGTTCGATCTCTATCTTTAACCTGGCATTGAACCTGCAGTCGGTGCCTCTTTCCATCATCGGGGCGAGCTATTCATCCGCCGCATTCCCGGTATTGGCGAAACTAATGGCGCAGAAAGAGAGGGAGGCGTTCTTGGGCAAGATGATATCGGCGGCCAAGCACGTCATATTCTGGTCCATGCCGATCACGGTATTGTTCGTCGTCCTGCGCGCGCAGATCGTCCGTGTGGTTCTTGGATCGGGCGAATTCAGTTGGTCGGATACGAGGCTCACCGCCGCAGCATTGGCATTGTTCGTCATATCATCGTTCGGGCAGAGCCTCATGCTCCTGTTCGTGAGGTCGTTCTATGCCGAAGGCAAGACCGCTAAGCCGCTTCTGATCAATATGATAGCGACTGCGGCGACCATAGGCATGGCATTCGGCTTGATAAAGCTGTATCATGCGGCGCCGTCGTTCGCGCTCTTCGTCCAAGCCCTCCTCCGTACCGACGGCGCCGCCGACTCCGCTGTCCTGATGCTTCCGCTCGCGTTCACGCTCGGCGCACTCCTCAATCTCTGGCTCCACTGGCGATCATTTGCGCGGGAATTCCCCGGCTTCACGCGGCCCGTCATGACGACCGCCTGGCATTCCGTCGGCGCGTCCGTCGTCGGCGGATATGCGGCATACCTGTCGCTCGGTCTCTTTGACGATATATTCGGGCTCACCACGCTCTTCGGCGTATTCATGCAGGGTTTCTGCGCCGGGCTCATCGGCATCGTCGCTATCGTCATCGTCCTCAAAGCCATGAAGTCGCCCGAAATGAAAGACATCCACGAAGCGATCGCGCACAAAGTGTGGAAAGTAGACAAGGCGAGCCTGGATCAGTTGCCGTCATAGTATTCCACATACCTCGTCGGGGTCGCTGTCTGGCCCTGCTGGGCCAGCGCTCCCGCTCGGCCCGTCGGCCTGTGCGAGACCCCTCCAAGGCATGTGGAATACCATGAAGCCAAAAAAACCCGCAGAGCGCTTGCGCGATGCGGGTTTGGAGGGTCTCGGGACCTAAATGATCCCGTCTTTCTCTGCGCGAGCCTTATCCCTCGACGTGACTTTCACCATCGCGAGGTAGAAGGGGATCATCGCAAAGAGCGAGAGGCTGAACGAGAGGTTTTCAGGGAGGACAAGGCTTAGAAACGTGTGAGCCGCCATTGACGCACCGTAACCAGTAAGCATTGCCGTGAAAACCGCCATTGCCTGACGCTTGATGTAGATGTTCTTTTTGTAAGAGTTCATGAGTATCTGTCTATATTATACACCTAAAATAGCCATATTGTCAAGTCCAGGAACGGCCTCAAATAAGGATAAAATTGGTCAAAACCCGCGAACTATGATATTTTGGCCTCACTGGGCCGCAGGCCTCTATCGACACTCTCGCTATGGACATCTCCCGCATCCGAAATTTCTCCATAATCGCGCATATAGACCACGGCAAATCCACGCTTGCCGACCGTCTGCTTGAGATCACAGGCACCATCGAGAAGCGTAAGATGCAGGAGCAGGTGCTCGATTCGATGGAGCTCGAGCGCGAGCGCGGCATCACCATCAAGATGCAGCCGGTGCGCATGCGCCACGTCGTAGACGGTGTCGAATACGTCATGAACCTCATCGATACGCCGGGGCATATCGACTTTTCATATGAAGTCTCTCGCGCTCTGAAGGCTGTCGAGGGTTCGATCCTCCTTGTCGACGCGACACAAGGCGTTCAGGCGCAGACGCTCACGACCCTGAACATGGCGCGCGAATCAGGTCTCGTCATCGTGCCTGTAGTGTCCAAGATCGATTCGCCGCTCGCGCGCGCGGACGACGTGAAGCTCGAGATCGCGCAGCTTTTGGACATACCTCTCGATTCCATCCTCGGCGTGTCAGGAAAGACGGGCGAAGGCGTACCGGAGCTTTTAAAGGAGCTTATAAAGCGCGTTCCTGCCCCGAAGACGGAGATCGGCGCGCGCGGCGGAGAGACGGGCGCTGAAAACGCCCCGAAAGATTTTCGCTCCCTCGTCTTCGATTTTCAGTATTCGAACCATCGCGGCGTGACGGTCTATACCCGTGTCATGGACGGCTCGGTGAAGAAGGGCGATACCCTTCGCTTCCGCATCGCGAACGAGACGTTCATAGCGAACGAAGTGGGCATCTTCTCGCCTGACGAGACTCCGCGCGACTCGCTTTCCGCGGGAGAGATCGGATATATCGTCACGGGCGTCAAAGAGCCGGGCATCGCATCGGTCGGCGACACGATTACGCTCGATAAAAGCGCATTGCCGCCGCTCGCGGGATATATGAGGCCATCGCCGGTCGTATGGGCGTCTATATATCCTGAAAGCCAGGACGATCTGACGCTCCTGCGCCAATCGCTTGGCAGGCTGTCGCTGTCGGATTCGGCATTCACGTACGAAGAAGAGTCGTCGGGCACGCTCGGCCGCGGCTTCAGGTGCGGATTCCTCGGCATGTTGCATCTCGAGATCATCACCGAGCGATTGCGCCGCGAATTCAACTTGACCCTTGTCGTCACGACGCCGTCGATCACGTATGAAGTGACGCTCAAGAGCGGCAAAAAGACCATTATATATTCGCCGCCGCTCTTCCCGGATGAAGGCGAGATCGCGCGCATAGAGGAGCCATGGGTGGAGCTCAAGATCATAACGCCGAACCAATACATCGGCGCCTTGACGCAGATCATATTCGAGCATGAAGGCACTGCCGACAGCATGGATACATGGGGCGGAGCATCGATGGAAAGGACCGCGATCACGGTTTCTATGCCTTTGCGCGAGCTCATGCGCAATTTCTTTGACACCGTTAAATCGGTGACTGCGGGATATGCGTCTATTTCATACGAGCAAAAGGGAATGAAAGTCGCCGATGTTCAGCGTCTCGATATTTTGATCGGCGAGGAGGTCATCCCAGCATTCACGCGCATCGTCGCGGCGAATAAGGCATACGAGCAGGCCGAAATGGCCGTCGAGAAGCTCGAGCAGATCCTGCCGAAGCAGATGTTCGTGACCAAGATCCAAGGCAAGGCCGGCGGACGCATCCTCGCGTCGCGCCAGAAGGCGGCTTTGAAGAAGACTGTTACCGCGCATCTGTCGGGCGGCGACATCTCGCGAAAGAAGAAGCTTTGGAACATCCAGAAAGAGGGTAAAAAGCGCATGCTCGAGCGCGGCCAAGGCGACATAAACATCCCGCAGGAGGTGTTCGTGAAGATGATGCGGATGGGGGAATAGGTTTGACGGGTTTTCAAATAAGGGTAGTATCAGGTTCGAAACTAAACCTGTTCTTACTATGGAAACTAATATGCACCACACGCTCGCGGCGCTCGAAGCGCGCCGGCAGTATCATGAAAAGCGCATCAACCTCATCAGTGCCGCGCTCTTGTTTTTGACGGAGCGGGGCTCGATCTCGCAGGACGGCAGGATCGTCTTTCAACTGTACCGTCAGCAGTCGAGCCCCGAAGGCGCGGCAAGGAGATGGGAAGGCAACGACTTCCTTGAGACGCTCAGGCGCGCTCTCGCCGAAGTGGAATCGGAGAGGCGGGGTCCGAGCAGAATCTTCCGCTTTGAGCTCTTCATCCAGGTCGACGACTTCCGGGTCGCCATCGATCCGAAAGACGCTCGGGCCCTTATTCGGGAGATCGCTCCGGAAATGCCCGTTGAGAAGCGGTTCGACTTCACTCTCGATTCCCGCATCTCCGACGAGGTCGGTCCGATGGTGTTCGGTCCCGGCGACCATCCGCCGTCGGTGTGGTACGACTGGGAAGAGATCCCTCATCCCGCGGCTGCCAGTCATTGGAAGAGCTGATCTAATAAATATGCCCCGCGCACGTACGTGCGCGGGGCATTTCATTCCTCGCTAACGGTATAGAGAAGGGATGTAGAGGAGGATCATCGATACGACGATGAGGACCGCGATGGCCCCCCAGACGATGTTCAGGATCTTCCTATGCTTCGGGTTAAGTAACATGCTATAAAGTATACCATGAGGGAATTCCAGGAACGCCGCCGGATAAAAAGGCTCCTCCATTCGCGCTATGCGATCGCCGCTCTCGCGATCATGTGCCTCTTTCTGGGTCGAGGGGTCTGGAACGTGTATGCCAAATATGAAAAAAGTCGCGACATATCGGCGCGCATGGAGACCGAGCTCTCGGCTCTCCAGACCCGCGAGGACAGCCTGAACGGCCAGATAGTCGCATTGGGCACTCCTGAAGGCAAAGAACGGGAGATACGCGACCGATTCGGCGTCGTGAGGGCGGGGGAAAAGATGGTCGTGCTCGTGGACGAGGCTTCGAATACGGATCAGACGGCGGCCGTGGCGGAGATAAGCTGGTGGGAGAAGCTCCTAAGCCTTTTCAGATAGTTTTAATGGTATAATGGGCATTATGAAAAAAGTAGAGATATATTCGACCCCGGTCTGCACGTACTGCGCCGCCGCAAAAGATTTCTTCAAGAAGAACAACGTAGAGTATACGGAATATAACGTGGCATCCGACCAGGCCAAGAGGGCAGAGATGCTCGAAAAGTCAGGCCAGATGGGCGTGCCGGTCATCGACGTAGGCGGCGACATCGTCGTCGGATATGACGAGAAAGTGCTCAAAGAGCTTCTCTCGATAGCGTAAGACGGATCGGCCGCGCGACCTTTGGTCGCGCGGCTTTTCGTATGCTATAGTCATTTTTGCCGCCTTCGTAGTTCAATGGATAGAATAGCTCACTCCTAACGAGTAGATCCAGGTTCGATTCCTGGCGAGGGCACAATAGCCTTGTTTTCGAGCCTTTTTTCAGTATACTAGTCCCATGACCCCTGAAGAGCGAGACCTCCTCCAAAAGACCTACGAGCTTGCACGGGAGAGCTCCGAAATACTTCGAAAGATACAGCGTTCGCAGAGGACCGCCGCGATAGCCAAGTTCATGTACTGGGCGGCCATCATCGCATTGTCTTTCGGAGCGTATTACCTCATACAGCCGTATGTCGAGACGCTCAAGGGTTCATTGAACGATATCACGGGAAACAGCGAAGTCGTATCCAGTTTCGGTCAGTTCTAAAAGTCGGTCAAATAAGCTTGGATAGCTCAGTTGGTAGAGCACTTCCCTGAAGAGGAAGGGGTCCCCAGTTCGAACCTGGGTCCAAGCACCAAAAGCACCCTATGTTTATCGAGCGCAACATCTGCAATCCCGAAGCACGAACCGGATGGATCGAGGTCATCGCAGGCTGCATGTTCTCGGGAAAGACCGAAGAGCTCATCAGGAGGCTCAATAGGAGCGCTATCGCTCGCCAGAAGGTGGCCATATTCAAGCCCAAGGTAGACAACAGATATCATGCGGACAACGTCGTATCCCACGACAGGCGCGTCATCGAATCGGTTGCCGTCGCATCCGCCCGCGATATACCGCCGCTCGTCGAAGGCATCGAAGTCGTCGGCATAGACGAAGCGCAATTCTTCAACGAATCGATCATAGACGTCGCGAACGAGCTTGCCAATTCGGGGAAGCGCGTCGTCATCGCCGGTCTCGATATGGATTACACTGGCAAGCCGTTCGGCCCCATGCCGTATCTTCTCGCCATCGCCGAATTCGTGACCAAGGTGAACGCTATTTGCGCGAGGACGGGCGAGATCGCTTCGTATACGTTCCGCCATCCCGGCGAAGACACGGCCCAGGTGCTCTTAGGCGAGAAGGACGTATACGAAGCCCGCGGCCGCCGCGCCTTCTACGAAGGCATGGAGAGCAGAGACACATATGCCGCGGCTCCAAAAAAGAAAGCCGCGATCAAAGGCAAGAAGGCTGCCAAGGCGAAGAAAAGATAGGATAAAGAGCATAAATATATACAAAAATCACCCCGCCAGGCCTTGGGGTGATTTTTGTATATATTTATGTTCGCTATACTGACTTCACTCGCAACTTATTCTGCTTCGATTTGTCTACTTTTGGTAACTTAATCGTGAGCAACCCGTGGCGCTCGATGGCTTCCGCTTCTTCCACCTCGATCTCCTCCGGAAGCATGATCGTTCGCGAGAAAGAGCCCCAATAGAGCTCTTTATGGAAATAGTCATGATCATGGACTTCCGCCGATTCCTCGCGCTTGCCTTTGATGGTAACCATATCGCGGGTGATGTTGATGTCGAGGTCTTCGGGGCGGACGCCCGCGACCATCGTCTTCAAAACGATCTCCTCGGGGGTTTGATACACGTCGACCGTGAGCTGGCCTTCTTCTTCGGACTCATCCAAAATGCCGCGGGCGTCGGCATCCGCTTCTTCAATAGCCTCGTCTTCCTCTAGTTTGACGGTGCCGGTGAGCCTTTCGAAGAACGATTTTTTTGATGGTTGCATGCTATTTAATTATGGAGCTTCTTCGCTTTTTCAAAGAGGAGGAGTATGCCGAGAGCGGCCGCCCATACGCATCCGAAAACGAAGAATGTCTTGCTTCCGTTGTCGTATATTATAAACAGGTTGAAGACCGCGTGCAATCCGATGGCGAGCGCCAGGCCGAGCATCCGCCATATATTCTGCGCGGCGCGGCTCTTATAGAATTCGCGGGCCATGGAATAGCCCAGGATCGCCGAGCAGACGACGTGGAGGAGGCTCGCTCCCACAAAGCGCATATTGCCCGTGACGAGGCTGCGCATCGTATCGCCGTCCACGAGCGGATTCAGTATGAAGAGCGCGTTCTCGAGCGCCGCGAAGCCGAGCGCGACCGTGATCATGTATTCCAGCGCGTCTATCGGCTCGTCGAAATCGCGGGTGCGAAGGGCGAAAAGCCACGCTGCGGAGAGCTTGAGGCACTCTTCGACGACGGCCCAGAGGAAGAAGGTCTGCGGCGCGAAGCCGTAGTGTTCGGCGATAGCCTTTTCAGGGAAATAGGCGAAGGGAACCATGGCCATGCCGCCGAGGAAGGCCGTCAGGATGCGGCTTCGAGGCTCGGGGTGGAGCTTGTCTTCCTGGGCCCAGAACCACAGCCATACCAGAGCGGGCAATATGCCGCCCAAAGCGGCATACGAGAAGCTCGGCAATGTGTTCATTATATCGGCCATGTTTCGATGATGAGGGGCTTCTTGTTGGCGATCGGCATGTCGGACCAGATCTCTTCGGTCACGAACGGCGTGAACGGATGGAGCGCGCGGAGCGAGCCGGCGAGGATATGGAGCAAGAGCTGCTTGCGCGACGCCTTGTCCGCGTCCGAGCCTTCAGCGAGGATCTTCTTCGAAGTCTCGATGATTATGTCCGCGAATTCATGCCAGATATAGGCATAGAGCTTCTCTGCGACGAGATAGAATTTGAGCTCGTCCATCTCTTTCGTCGCTTCCTTCAATATCTCGCGGAACTCCTCGACGATCTTCTTGTCATCGGCGCTCCACGCGGAGAATCCGGCGTCGAGCCTTTCGTCCCCGGTCGACGAGAGCACGAAGCGGGCGATATTCCAGAGCTTGTTGGCGAAGTTCTTGTAGGCGCGGATCTTGTCTTCGGACATCTTGGTATCGCTGCCCGGGCCGATGCCGACGATAAGCGACATGCGCACGGCGTCGGTGCCGTATTTTGCTCCCATATCGAGAGGGTCGATGATGTTGCCGAGGGATTTCGACATCTTCTGGCCCTTCGCATCGCGCACGAGGCCGTGAAGGTAGACGGTCTTGAACGGAATATCTCCCACGAGATATGTAGACATCAATATCATGCGCGCTACCCAGAAGAATATGATGTCGTAGCCGGTCTCGAGGACGTCGGTCGGATGGTATGCCTTCAGGTCAGGGGTGTTTTCAGGCCAGCCGAGGGCCGAGAAAGTCCACAGGCCCGACGAGAACCAGGTATCGAGCGTGTCCTCGTCCTGTTTCCAGCCTTCGCCCGGCGAAGCGAGCGATACCTGCATCGCGCCGTCCTTGTACCAGACGGGGATGCGGTGGCCGAACCATATCTGGCGCGATATGCACCAGTCGCGGAGATTCGATATCCAGTTCACGTATACTTTCTGGAATCGATCGGGGACAAAGGCGATATTCTTGTCAGCCTCGAGCATGAGCTCCTTGAGCGACTTGTTACCCCTGGCAGGGATCTTCTTGTTCACGTCGACGAACCATTGCAATTTCGGCAATGGCTCGATGATACCGCCCGTTCGTTCGGCGGTCGCCATATTCTGAGGGATCGTCTCCGTCTTTTCGAGCAAGCCTTGCGTCGCGAGCCATTCGACGACCGCCGCGCGGGCATCGAGGACTTTCTTGTCCTTCAAGAGCGCCGAATCGGCGGTCATCTTCGCGAATTCGTTTATGACCGGTATGACGGGGAGCTTGTGCCTCTGGGCGATCTCCCAGTCTATGTGGCTATGCGCAGGAGTGACGCCGACGGCGCCGGTACCGAATTGCGGATCGACCGCATCGTCGCCGACGATCTTGATATGGATCTTCGCTCCGGCGAATTCGGCGTCGTATTCCTTGCCTATGAACTGCTTGTACCGCGCGTCTTCAGGATGGACGGCGACGCCCGTATCGCCGACCTTGGTCTCCGGGCGGGTCGTGGCGATGGAGATAGGGAAGTCTTTGGAGTATTTGAACGTATAGAGCTGTCCGGCGCCTTCTTTGTAGTCGATCTCGTCGTCGGAGATCGTCGTCTGGCCCTTCGGATCCCAGTTCACGATGCGATAGCCCTGATATATCAGGGCGTCTCCGTGCATGCGCTTGAACGCCTCAAAGACCGCCTCGCCGCGCTTTTCGTCGAGCGTGTATGCTTCGCGCGACCAGTCTACGGAAGCGCCCATCTTCTTGATCTGGTTCGTAATGGTGTCATGGCTTTCCTGCGCGAACTGATTTACGCGCTTGACAAGCTCTTCGCGGCCGAGGTCCTGGCGGCGCTTGCCTTCTTTTTTATATATCTCGGTCTCGACTTTGGATTGAGTGGCGATCGCTGCGTGGTCGGTGCCCGGAAGCCAGAGCGTCTTGAATCCCTTCATGCGCTTGTAGCGGACGAGGATGTCCTGTATGACGAGCATCTCGGCGTGGCCGATATGGAGCGTGCCGGTCACGTTCGGCGGCGGCAGGACGATGGAGAAAGGCGTCGCGTGGCGCGGAGGAAGCTTGTCGGGATTGAAGTAGCCTGAATCTACCCAGGCCTTGTATACGGCATCTTCCGTAGCTGCAGGGTTATAGGGCTTCAGGAATTTGGCCGGTATGTTCGCAGGAGGATAAGGCTGCGGGAAGGGCTGCTTTGGCTCCATAAGTATAGAAAATCATAGCAAATAAGGCCTAAAATGAAAATTGCCTGAGCGCGTTGCTTTTATATCCGCGGGCCGAGAGGGAGAGTGCCGACGGCTTTAAGAGGCACGCCGGCGTCTGTAGCTTTATTCCGATTGAAATATCCTGCCAGGGCGATCATAAGGGCGTTGTCTGTCGAATGATCGATGCGGGGCAAGAGGAGCTTGATCGAGCATTCCTGCGCGAGCGTCTCGAGCGCCGTCCGGATATGCCCATTCGCTATGACGCCACCGCCGATGACGAGCGTGCCCGGCGCATAGCCTTCAATGGCTTTTCGCATCTTGGCTATGACGATGTCGGTAACGGAGTCTTCGATCTCGCGGGCATATGCGCGGACGAGATCGGGGGTCAGCTCTTTTTCTTTCTTCGCTGCGTATAGAACGGCGGTCTTCAGTCCCGAGAATGAGAAATCCAACGAATCGGAATCAAGCATCGGTCTGGGTAGGGGGGTCGCAAGCTTTATGCCTTGCGCGCGAGCCTCCGCGGCGAGCGCGCCGATTCTCGGTCCGCCCGGGTACGGCAGCTTCAGGACGCGCGCGGTCTTGTCGAAGCATTCGCCGATCGCGTCATCGAGCGTCTCGCCGATGATTTTGTACGAGCCGGCCTTCTCCATGAGAACTATCTGCGTGTGGCCGCCGGAGATAAGGAGCGAGAGGGCAGGATATGCGATATTTTCTCCGAGAAGCTTGAAATGCGCGCTCGCGTCGCCTGTATTCTCAATAAGAGCCGCGAGGATATGTCCCTCCATATGGTTGCAGGGCACGATCGGTACGTTCCACAGCATCGAAAGTGCCCGCGCGAAATTGATGCCGACCCAAAGCGCGGGCTCAAGTCCAGGACCGATAGTCACCGCGATGCGGTCTATGTCAGGGCGGGCGATGGACGGCACGGATCTCTTGAACGCTTCGAGAAGCTCCGTCTCGCGCGACAATATTTCCCCGACCGCGGCGGGGATTTTCTGCTCTTTTGTCGTCGCTGCCGCGTTCGAAATCATTCCCGCCTGTTCGAGCGTCTTCATCAGAATAGGGATCAGGTTTATCTGATGCTCGCGCTTCGCGAGCGTAGGGAAGACGCCGCCATAGGCAGCATGGACGTCTATCTGCGAATGGACGGTGTTGCCCAGCACATGCGCCGTGCCTTTCGCTTCGTCGAAACGGACGACCGACACTGCCGTCTCGTCGCACGAAGTCTCGATGCCGAGTACCGTCAGGGTTTTCATGGTGCGCGGTATAGGACTTGAACCTATGACCCTCTCAACGTCAATGAGATGCTCTACCAACTGAGCTAACCGCGCTTATATTCAGGCTGTAAGGCCTACTTTACACGAAATCGAGGCTTTTTCAACCTATTTTGCTGCAGGCGGGTCCTTCGGCCTGTCGAACAGGTCGGCGGCCTTCTTGATGACGAAATAGACGACGAGAGCGAGGATAAGGAAATTGACCGCGAGCGATATGAAATTGCCGTATTTGATGACCGAGCCGTCTATCGTGACTGAAAGATTGGCGAGATCGCTGAATTGACCGAATATGAGGCCGATCGTCGGATTTATGATGTCGACGACGAGAGAATTGACCAGGTCGGACATCGCTTTACCCAAAATAAAACCGACGGCGAAACCGATGACGCCCTGGGTCCTCACGAAATGTATGAAACCTCTGAATTGTTCGCGGATGATATTCATATGTCGATGATATTGGCGGGCTACTCGGGTATGGTACCCACACCTCGAGGCTTTGTAAGGGTATTTTAGCACGTTTGAGCCGACCCATTTGAGGTTTGTGGGTCGGGGTCTATATTTCCGAAGTTGGCACAATTTGGCACACGAAAAGGCACTGTTTCAAACAAGCGTTCCAAAGGCACTTTGGGGTATGCCCCGCTAGGAGCCATAAGGGTATTTTGAGGATATTGGAACAGCACACTGTTCCGAGGGACTGTGCCAATTTGATTTGAGAGAAAAAACATAGAATTGACACAGCGTATTGGACCGCTACAATTAGGATAACTTGAGCGATCAAGTGCCGTTCATTCCAAGACAAATACGTACTTGAGAGAATTCGATACGCTCTGCTTCTGTCTTGTCGGCGCATCAAGACCTCCGCACCCAACGTTGCAACTGGGGTGGAAGCGGACGCACGATTTCTCTCGCCATCTTCTGATGGACAGGTACTTCTCTCATACCTTCGAAGCCGTTGCAGAATCCGCACTGTCAAAATAGCGGAAGTTAAATAAACGAATAGGAGGGGTTGAAGATTTCACTGGGGTAACAAATGACTAACGCTTTTTTGCGCGTCTTTGTTATTCAAGTGAAGCACTCGACCCTTTGAATACCAAAAGACCAGCACTTTGCGTGCTGGTCTTTTGTTTTGGATGCGGATTATTAAGTTAATCAACACGCATCCATGTCCAAACAGACACCACTGGTGTGGCGCACCGAAAAACGCCGAGTAAACGATCTTCTACCCTACGAGAAGAATCCGAGAAAGATAACGGATAAGCAGATGGAAGACCTCAAAGAGAGCTTGAAGAAGTTCAACCTTGCGGAGATTCCTGCGATTAACCTAGACGGCAAGATAGTCGCTGGCCATCAGCGCATCAAAGCCCTTCAGCTCCTTGGTCGAGGAGAGGAAGAAATAGAAATCAGAATCCCTAACAGAAAGCTCTCTGCTTCAGAATTCAAGGAATACCTTCTCACCTCAAATCGCTCGGGCGGATCATGGGATTGGGAAATCCTTGCGAGCGACTTCGATATCGACACCCTGCTCGCTTCGGGATTCGACTCGACCGACCTGACCAACATCTTTGACGATTCACTCGAAGTGACCGACGACAACTTCGACGAAGAAAAAGAGTTGGAGAAAATCAAAGAAACCGATATCAAATTCGGCGACTACTTCGCTCTTGGTCGTCACCGATTGCTCTGTG includes these proteins:
- a CDS encoding lipid II flippase MurJ, translated to MVKRILSFVGREISGLHEAAYLLAISSAASLVFALVRDRLLAHILGASPALDVYYAAFRVPDFIFVAVASLVSTSILVPFLIESREKEAGGAAGELKTSIQSLFSAFFVLIFAVCAAAFFLMPWLDRMLFPKLFGEGLGDTLVTTSRLLLLSPVLLGFSSFFASITQMQNRFMVYAVSYPLYNIGIIAGIVFFLPHMGVAGLALGVILGALFLSLTQIPLVIKDGLFPRLSVRFDWSKVRRVAALSVPRTITLSSQQLTNLGLVSLASFLGAGSISIFNLALNLQSVPLSIIGASYSSAAFPVLAKLMAQKEREAFLGKMISAAKHVIFWSMPITVLFVVLRAQIVRVVLGSGEFSWSDTRLTAAALALFVISSFGQSLMLLFVRSFYAEGKTAKPLLINMIATAATIGMAFGLIKLYHAAPSFALFVQALLRTDGAADSAVLMLPLAFTLGALLNLWLHWRSFAREFPGFTRPVMTTAWHSVGASVVGGYAAYLSLGLFDDIFGLTTLFGVFMQGFCAGLIGIVAIVIVLKAMKSPEMKDIHEAIAHKVWKVDKASLDQLPS
- the lepA gene encoding translation elongation factor 4 translates to MDISRIRNFSIIAHIDHGKSTLADRLLEITGTIEKRKMQEQVLDSMELERERGITIKMQPVRMRHVVDGVEYVMNLIDTPGHIDFSYEVSRALKAVEGSILLVDATQGVQAQTLTTLNMARESGLVIVPVVSKIDSPLARADDVKLEIAQLLDIPLDSILGVSGKTGEGVPELLKELIKRVPAPKTEIGARGGETGAENAPKDFRSLVFDFQYSNHRGVTVYTRVMDGSVKKGDTLRFRIANETFIANEVGIFSPDETPRDSLSAGEIGYIVTGVKEPGIASVGDTITLDKSALPPLAGYMRPSPVVWASIYPESQDDLTLLRQSLGRLSLSDSAFTYEEESSGTLGRGFRCGFLGMLHLEIITERLRREFNLTLVVTTPSITYEVTLKSGKKTIIYSPPLFPDEGEIARIEEPWVELKIITPNQYIGALTQIIFEHEGTADSMDTWGGASMERTAITVSMPLRELMRNFFDTVKSVTAGYASISYEQKGMKVADVQRLDILIGEEVIPAFTRIVAANKAYEQAEMAVEKLEQILPKQMFVTKIQGKAGGRILASRQKAALKKTVTAHLSGGDISRKKKLWNIQKEGKKRMLERGQGDINIPQEVFVKMMRMGE
- a CDS encoding septum formation initiator family protein, coding for MREFQERRRIKRLLHSRYAIAALAIMCLFLGRGVWNVYAKYEKSRDISARMETELSALQTREDSLNGQIVALGTPEGKEREIRDRFGVVRAGEKMVVLVDEASNTDQTAAVAEISWWEKLLSLFR
- a CDS encoding glutaredoxin domain-containing protein produces the protein MKKVEIYSTPVCTYCAAAKDFFKKNNVEYTEYNVASDQAKRAEMLEKSGQMGVPVIDVGGDIVVGYDEKVLKELLSIA
- a CDS encoding thymidine kinase, encoding MFIERNICNPEARTGWIEVIAGCMFSGKTEELIRRLNRSAIARQKVAIFKPKVDNRYHADNVVSHDRRVIESVAVASARDIPPLVEGIEVVGIDEAQFFNESIIDVANELANSGKRVVIAGLDMDYTGKPFGPMPYLLAIAEFVTKVNAICARTGEIASYTFRHPGEDTAQVLLGEKDVYEARGRRAFYEGMESRDTYAAAPKKKAAIKGKKAAKAKKR
- a CDS encoding Hsp20/alpha crystallin family protein, coding for MQPSKKSFFERLTGTVKLEEDEAIEEADADARGILDESEEEGQLTVDVYQTPEEIVLKTMVAGVRPEDLDINITRDMVTIKGKREESAEVHDHDYFHKELYWGSFSRTIMLPEEIEVEEAEAIERHGLLTIKLPKVDKSKQNKLRVKSV